In Paenibacillus sp. J23TS9, a single genomic region encodes these proteins:
- the mutL gene encoding DNA mismatch repair endonuclease MutL — translation MAKIHILDEHIANQIAAGEVVERPASVVKELVENSIDAGATRIEVHVEEGGLVSIRVSDNGSGIEPDDCGTAFYRHATSKIENSRDLFHITSLGFRGEALPSIAAVAKVELVTSNRDDGMGRRIRMEGGKLLVEEDTPAPRGTDIHVKELFFNTPARLKYMKTIQTELGHISDFMYRIALSHPEIAITLRHNENQLIKTLGNGDLLQVIAAVYGTQAAKAMLPIQAENLDFGISGYVSLPEWTRSNRNGISTIVNGRYIRNYGLNQAIQRAYHTLLPINRFPLAVLEIKMHPSLVDVNVHPAKLEVRFSKEQELYPFVEESIHRVLRHEILIPQAVKQNIGGKNSSSFVQEQFHFPNRSAQADPAAETASASETVNLPTTSDQAPSANNFSSNELFSQKSKEQSKPYSSSGYSDRVQGQWQTGSSVIREERPTTYRGGSVPAQRGSQSSNPELASRLLAPSADSQAEIPSFPELTLIGQHHGTYLIAQNDQGLYLIDQHAAHERVNYEFYYEKFGQPANASQELLLPITLEFTPSETDQLKDRLQWFEQVGVYLEHFGGQTFRVRSHPYWFPKGEEKELIEEMAEWVLGERMIDLAKLREKSSILCSCKASIKANQKLTEQEANTLLDRLGACRQPYTCPHGRPIVVSFSTYDLEKLFKRVM, via the coding sequence ATGGCAAAAATTCATATATTGGACGAGCATATTGCCAACCAGATTGCTGCCGGTGAAGTGGTGGAGCGTCCAGCTTCCGTTGTAAAGGAACTCGTGGAGAACTCTATTGACGCCGGCGCGACCCGCATCGAGGTTCATGTGGAGGAGGGAGGGCTTGTAAGCATCCGGGTGTCAGATAACGGCTCAGGAATCGAGCCTGATGACTGCGGGACAGCCTTTTACCGCCACGCAACCAGTAAAATTGAAAACAGTCGGGATTTGTTTCACATAACGAGTCTGGGTTTCCGCGGTGAAGCTCTACCCAGTATTGCAGCCGTAGCCAAGGTCGAACTGGTGACTTCGAACCGGGATGACGGCATGGGACGGCGAATCCGCATGGAGGGTGGCAAGCTTCTGGTGGAGGAGGATACGCCTGCACCGCGCGGAACAGATATCCATGTGAAGGAGTTATTTTTTAATACACCGGCGAGACTGAAATATATGAAGACCATTCAGACTGAGCTCGGTCACATCTCTGATTTTATGTACCGGATTGCTCTTTCCCATCCGGAAATTGCCATCACGCTGCGTCATAATGAGAATCAGCTGATTAAAACGCTTGGAAATGGCGATTTGCTCCAGGTTATTGCGGCCGTGTATGGCACACAAGCCGCTAAAGCGATGCTGCCGATCCAAGCAGAGAATCTTGATTTTGGAATTAGCGGTTATGTGAGTTTGCCGGAATGGACAAGATCGAACAGAAATGGGATATCTACCATTGTTAATGGAAGGTATATCCGGAATTACGGTCTGAATCAAGCGATTCAACGCGCTTATCATACGCTGCTTCCGATCAACAGATTTCCGCTGGCTGTGCTGGAAATCAAAATGCATCCATCTCTTGTGGATGTTAACGTGCATCCGGCCAAGCTGGAAGTCCGGTTCAGTAAAGAACAGGAGCTGTATCCGTTTGTCGAGGAGAGTATCCATCGTGTCCTGCGTCATGAGATCTTGATTCCTCAGGCCGTTAAGCAAAATATAGGCGGCAAGAACAGCAGTTCATTTGTTCAGGAGCAGTTCCATTTTCCTAACCGGAGCGCGCAAGCTGATCCGGCGGCAGAAACGGCTTCAGCCTCAGAAACAGTGAATTTGCCAACAACTTCGGATCAGGCGCCATCTGCGAATAATTTCAGTAGCAATGAGCTCTTTTCACAGAAATCCAAAGAACAAAGCAAACCATACAGTTCAAGCGGATATTCGGATCGAGTACAGGGACAATGGCAAACTGGCAGCAGCGTGATTAGAGAAGAACGGCCAACCACCTATCGCGGGGGTTCCGTTCCCGCCCAGCGGGGCAGTCAGAGCTCTAATCCAGAGCTGGCCAGCAGATTATTGGCTCCTTCTGCGGACAGTCAAGCGGAAATACCGTCGTTTCCTGAATTGACACTAATTGGGCAGCATCACGGTACCTACCTGATCGCACAAAACGATCAAGGACTGTATCTGATTGATCAGCATGCGGCCCATGAACGTGTGAATTATGAATTTTATTATGAAAAATTTGGGCAGCCGGCGAATGCCTCCCAGGAACTCCTGCTGCCGATCACGCTGGAATTCACACCTTCCGAGACCGATCAGCTGAAGGACAGGCTGCAATGGTTTGAGCAGGTAGGTGTGTACCTGGAGCATTTTGGGGGCCAGACGTTCCGCGTCCGTTCCCATCCTTACTGGTTTCCTAAGGGCGAGGAAAAGGAGCTTATCGAAGAGATGGCAGAATGGGTTTTGGGTGAACGCATGATTGACCTGGCGAAGCTCAGAGAGAAATCATCGATTCTGTGCTCCTGCAAGGCATCCATCAAAGCAAATCAGAAGCTGACAGAGCAGGAAGCCAACACGTTGCTTGACCGTTTGGGAGCTTGCAGACAGCCATACACTTGTCCACATGGGCGGCCGATCGTGGTTTCTTTTTCAACCTACGATCTGGAAAAGCTTTTTAAGCGGGTCATGTAA
- a CDS encoding class I SAM-dependent methyltransferase: MIITTGDKAGEKIISRAEALASRTGSLYVPRRHTSLPKMAGMHGNTDIIVVLDGGARLVRAGEDPMAFHPSMGFVRAKRIIRGENDPMIDSAHMSEGNSVLDCTAGLGTDALVFAVKGGLNAKITAVESSPSLAALLSEGLAYYTSGVEEINAAMRRVNVLNQHHLDVLRSLPDGSMDIVYFDPMFREPLMDSSAIRPLRWFANSDPLTEESIREAVRVARKTVVLKEKQGSGEFARLGFSERERAHSKISYGVITVDRT; the protein is encoded by the coding sequence ATGATTATTACAACAGGGGACAAGGCCGGAGAGAAGATTATTAGCCGTGCTGAGGCCCTGGCATCCCGCACCGGGAGCTTATATGTACCAAGGCGCCATACCTCATTGCCGAAGATGGCCGGTATGCATGGGAATACGGATATCATCGTTGTTTTAGATGGAGGTGCCAGGCTGGTCAGAGCAGGCGAGGATCCCATGGCTTTTCACCCCAGTATGGGATTTGTTCGCGCGAAACGGATTATTAGGGGAGAAAATGATCCCATGATCGATTCGGCCCATATGAGTGAGGGTAATAGCGTATTGGATTGTACGGCCGGGCTTGGCACGGATGCACTGGTTTTCGCGGTTAAAGGCGGATTGAACGCCAAGATAACGGCAGTGGAAAGCTCTCCCTCGCTGGCTGCGCTCCTATCAGAAGGACTGGCATACTACACCTCGGGCGTTGAAGAGATCAATGCAGCTATGCGGCGCGTGAACGTTCTGAATCAGCATCATCTGGATGTACTCCGCTCATTGCCGGATGGCAGTATGGACATCGTCTATTTCGATCCGATGTTTCGCGAGCCGCTCATGGACTCATCAGCAATTAGGCCTTTGCGGTGGTTTGCCAACAGCGACCCACTGACCGAAGAGAGCATTAGAGAAGCCGTCAGAGTTGCCCGGAAAACGGTGGTACTGAAGGAAAAACAAGGCAGTGGCGAGTTTGCCCGTCTCGGATTCTCGGAGCGGGAACGAGCCCATTCTAAAATTTCATATGGAGTGATCACCGTTGACAGGACTTAA
- the miaA gene encoding tRNA (adenosine(37)-N6)-dimethylallyltransferase MiaA, whose protein sequence is MTGLNTTENKPKLLVLVGPTAVGKTKLSIELAKELNCEVISGDSMQVYREMDIGTAKINQNEMQGIPHHLIDIHSPDEPYSVAEFQEQSHQLIQEIHARGKLPFIVGGTGLYVESVCYDYQFAQVGEDKAFRDEQAAFAEEQGAEALHAKLMAVDPVSAEKLHPNDQRRIIRALEIYHLTGIALSAQLEGQTRESPYQLCLVGLTMDRQMLYKRIEARIDEMLTQGLVEEVSSLLEKGYGTDLVSMQGLGYKQIISYLRGRESLDEAVMILKRDTRRFAKRQLSWFRHMKDISWVDVTEPVNFSAKLAEIRDIIAGKFLSNLEYTSKQSK, encoded by the coding sequence TTGACAGGACTTAATACAACCGAGAATAAACCGAAGCTGCTGGTGCTTGTAGGACCTACGGCCGTCGGTAAGACAAAGCTGAGTATTGAGCTTGCAAAAGAGCTGAATTGCGAAGTCATTTCTGGAGATTCCATGCAGGTTTACCGGGAGATGGATATTGGTACTGCCAAAATCAACCAGAACGAAATGCAGGGGATTCCGCATCATTTAATCGATATTCACTCTCCGGATGAGCCTTATTCCGTTGCTGAATTCCAGGAACAGAGCCATCAGCTCATCCAGGAAATTCATGCGCGCGGGAAGCTGCCTTTCATCGTTGGCGGGACGGGTTTGTATGTGGAATCGGTCTGCTATGATTATCAATTTGCCCAGGTGGGTGAAGACAAGGCTTTTCGCGATGAGCAGGCTGCGTTTGCCGAGGAGCAAGGAGCTGAAGCCCTGCATGCCAAGCTGATGGCGGTGGATCCGGTCAGTGCTGAAAAACTGCATCCCAATGATCAGAGACGGATTATTAGGGCTTTGGAAATCTATCATTTGACGGGAATCGCTCTTTCGGCCCAGTTGGAGGGACAAACCCGGGAATCTCCGTATCAATTATGTCTCGTCGGTTTGACAATGGATAGGCAAATGCTATATAAACGTATTGAAGCCCGTATTGATGAAATGCTGACGCAGGGTTTGGTAGAAGAAGTCTCTTCTCTGCTGGAAAAGGGCTACGGAACAGATCTGGTCTCCATGCAGGGGCTGGGTTATAAGCAAATCATATCCTATCTTCGAGGCCGCGAATCTCTGGATGAGGCGGTTATGATCCTGAAGAGAGACACACGCCGGTTCGCCAAACGCCAGCTGTCCTGGTTCCGCCATATGAAGGATATCTCATGGGTGGACGTCACGGAGCCCGTAAATTTTTCTGCTAAATTAGCGGAAATCCGTGATATAATAGCAGGAAAGTTTCTCTCAAATCTTGAATATACTTCAAAACAATCTAAATGA
- the hfq gene encoding RNA chaperone Hfq, whose protein sequence is MNKSINIQDTFLNQLRKENIPVTIFLVNGFQIRGTIKAFDNFTVVVDSDGKQQMLFKHAISTVTPQRNVSLMQETPNEG, encoded by the coding sequence ATGAACAAATCCATTAATATCCAAGATACATTCTTAAACCAGCTGCGCAAGGAAAACATCCCAGTTACCATTTTTCTCGTAAACGGATTTCAGATTCGCGGCACCATCAAAGCTTTCGATAACTTTACTGTAGTTGTCGATTCCGATGGCAAGCAGCAGATGCTGTTCAAGCACGCTATCTCCACTGTTACACCTCAACGCAATGTTTCATTGATGCAAGAAACGCCAAACGAGGGCTAA